A window from Streptomyces sp. NBC_00335 encodes these proteins:
- a CDS encoding class I SAM-dependent methyltransferase, with product MEAVSRTAQWTAAARALETDREDRLFADPYARTVADTIGFELLERYAGAGTVPFLAIRTTYLDRAIVRAVEEHGIRQVVFLAAGMDTRFYRLPWPDGVTVYELDRPALLEAKAQMLADEPAPAGRTRVTVPVDLTQDWTGPLKEAGWRSDEPVLWVVEGLLFFLPEGAVRNLISTLAAHSAPGSVLLGDVISRAALDNPLSRPFLKCLKEDGNPWLFGTETPEQLLADCGWDVREVRQPGEPGADFGRWPYPVPARSVPGVPRSFLFTCDLPTSEAAAA from the coding sequence GTGGAGGCCGTATCCCGCACCGCCCAGTGGACCGCCGCAGCGCGAGCCCTGGAGACCGACCGCGAGGACCGGCTGTTCGCCGATCCCTACGCGCGCACCGTCGCCGACACGATCGGCTTCGAACTTCTGGAGCGCTACGCAGGGGCGGGCACCGTGCCGTTCCTCGCCATCCGCACCACCTACCTGGACCGGGCGATCGTCCGGGCCGTCGAGGAACACGGCATCCGCCAGGTCGTGTTCCTCGCCGCGGGCATGGACACCCGGTTCTACCGGCTCCCGTGGCCCGACGGCGTGACCGTCTACGAGCTGGACCGCCCCGCGCTCCTGGAGGCGAAGGCGCAGATGCTCGCCGATGAACCCGCCCCCGCCGGACGCACCCGCGTCACCGTACCGGTGGACCTCACGCAGGACTGGACCGGTCCGCTCAAGGAGGCCGGCTGGCGCAGTGACGAGCCGGTGTTGTGGGTGGTCGAAGGGCTCCTCTTCTTCCTCCCGGAAGGCGCCGTGCGCAACCTGATCTCGACGCTGGCCGCCCACTCCGCGCCCGGCTCGGTGCTGCTCGGAGACGTCATCAGCCGGGCCGCGCTGGACAACCCGCTCTCCCGCCCCTTCCTCAAGTGCCTGAAGGAAGACGGCAACCCGTGGCTGTTCGGCACTGAGACCCCCGAGCAGCTCCTCGCCGACTGCGGCTGGGACGTGCGCGAGGTCCGACAGCCGGGAGAACCGGGCGCCGACTTCGGCCGCTGGCCGTACCCGGTTCCGGCTCGCAGCGTTCCGGGCGTTCCCCGTTCCTTCCTGTTCACGTGTGACCTTCCGACCTCCGAGGCGGCGGCGGCATGA
- a CDS encoding MaoC family dehydratase, translating to MRYFEDFRTGDVHELGTITVTAEEVLEFGKRFDPQPFHTDPELAARSPFGGLIASGWHTASMFMRRYVDGLLVHSACTGSPGVDEIRYVRPVRPGDVLAARVEILGSRPSPFNPTTGIVQPKCLLVDGDGAVVFSMILHSIFQRRPAGPDASRSGTKSAADDPVACVRSVA from the coding sequence ATGCGCTACTTCGAGGACTTCCGGACCGGTGATGTCCACGAGCTGGGCACGATCACCGTCACCGCCGAGGAGGTGCTGGAGTTCGGAAAGCGCTTCGATCCGCAGCCCTTCCACACGGACCCGGAGCTCGCCGCCCGGTCGCCGTTCGGCGGTCTGATCGCCAGCGGCTGGCACACCGCCTCGATGTTCATGCGGCGCTACGTGGACGGGTTGCTGGTCCACAGTGCGTGCACCGGCTCCCCGGGGGTCGACGAGATCCGCTACGTGCGCCCCGTCCGCCCGGGAGACGTCCTCGCCGCCCGAGTGGAGATCCTCGGGTCCCGCCCGTCACCGTTCAACCCGACCACCGGCATCGTGCAGCCCAAGTGCCTGCTGGTCGACGGCGACGGGGCGGTCGTCTTCAGCATGATCCTGCACAGCATCTTCCAGCGCCGGCCCGCCGGTCCCGACGCCTCGCGCTCCGGGACGAAGTCCGCGGCAGACGACCCGGTCGCCTGCGTGCGATCCGTGGCTTGA
- a CDS encoding trans-sulfuration enzyme family protein — protein sequence MEDKDIRTRAVHVINRPLPHGSWPLSVPLVQSSAFAFDSASELAEAMASPDGQYVYSRRGNPTVRALEHTLADLEGGASAIAFASGMGAISGVLLALLRPGDHVIAQRCLYGGTHAALTDLADRYGVDVTYISGDEVAEFEAAAGPRTRLLLLETIANPTGQVPDLPGLLAAARRRGVVSAVDNSLASPVLCRPIELGADIVLHSTTKYLAGHSDVLGGAAIFADDGLRQEIWPRTVELGASADPFAAWLTLRGIPTLPLRMREHCANAEVLSARLAAHPTVTAVHWPWLPAHPSYATARKALSGGGGLLSFELAGGREAGRVFVEGVRVARLALSLGGVETLVTHPASTSHRELGEEALAAAGIGSGLVRMSVGIEDPDDLWRDIEQALSKLLLA from the coding sequence ATGGAAGACAAAGACATCCGAACCCGTGCCGTGCATGTGATCAATCGGCCTTTGCCGCACGGCAGTTGGCCGCTCTCCGTACCCCTGGTGCAATCGTCCGCCTTCGCCTTCGACTCCGCGAGCGAGCTGGCCGAAGCCATGGCTAGCCCCGACGGCCAGTACGTCTACAGCCGCCGCGGCAATCCCACCGTCCGCGCCCTGGAGCACACCCTCGCGGACTTGGAGGGCGGGGCTTCGGCCATAGCCTTCGCCTCGGGCATGGGAGCCATCAGTGGCGTCCTGCTGGCGCTGCTACGCCCCGGCGATCACGTGATCGCGCAGCGGTGTTTGTACGGAGGGACACACGCCGCCCTAACTGACCTGGCGGACCGCTACGGCGTGGACGTCACGTACATCAGCGGTGACGAGGTGGCCGAGTTCGAGGCGGCCGCAGGACCCCGGACCCGGCTGCTCCTGCTGGAGACCATCGCGAACCCGACGGGCCAAGTCCCTGACCTGCCAGGGCTGCTGGCTGCGGCCCGGCGCCGGGGAGTCGTCAGCGCCGTGGACAACTCCCTCGCGTCGCCCGTCCTGTGCCGGCCCATCGAACTCGGCGCCGACATCGTGCTCCACTCCACGACCAAATATCTGGCCGGACACTCCGACGTCCTCGGGGGCGCAGCCATCTTCGCGGATGACGGACTGCGGCAGGAGATATGGCCGCGGACAGTCGAACTCGGGGCTAGCGCCGACCCGTTCGCCGCCTGGCTGACCCTGCGCGGGATCCCGACGCTGCCCCTGCGGATGCGGGAGCACTGCGCCAATGCCGAAGTCCTGTCTGCGCGGCTGGCTGCTCATCCCACAGTCACGGCCGTCCACTGGCCCTGGCTCCCCGCCCACCCCTCGTACGCCACCGCCCGTAAGGCGCTCTCCGGCGGGGGAGGGTTGCTCTCCTTCGAACTGGCCGGCGGCCGGGAGGCGGGGCGGGTGTTCGTGGAGGGAGTGCGGGTGGCACGGCTCGCGCTGTCCCTGGGTGGCGTGGAGACGCTGGTGACGCATCCGGCCAGTACCTCCCATCGAGAGCTGGGTGAGGAGGCGTTGGCGGCGGCCGGTATCGGATCGGGTCTGGTGCGGATGTCGGTCGGTATCGAGGACCCCGACGACCTGTGGAGGGACATCGAACAGGCTCTATCCAAGCTTCTTTTGGCTTGA
- a CDS encoding MFS transporter — MSTVNPRRWWALAVLAAAQFMVIMDTSIIGVALPEMQKDLGFSQGELQWVFNAYVIVFGGLLLLGGRLSDLVGARKIFAAGWATMIVGSIVAAAAQTATVEIVGRAVQGIGGALIAPAAMTLLMMLFMHDPKELGKAMALYGAAAPAGGTAGVFLGGVFTEWMSWQWVFIIYIPIGLATLAATKLLPDVASRRGSVDVLGAVAVTAGLALAVFAVVRAPEVGWGSTATVLELIGAAVLLAAFFVIQKSIREPLMPLSVWRVPRLGSANLAMTLLGAAWIPMWYFLNLYLQQVLNYGAFASGAALLPMTVLLMIFMTAITARLMGKFGAKPLIVAGLLALAAGLVWLSAVEPTGTFLVDVLPASLVAALGMALAYIPAMIAAMSGAPQEQAGLASGIVNTTYNVGSALGLAALTALATTQGAGELGNLPALTDGFSAAFLGAAAIAAAGAVITLLVMKGDKAAATAAAPAPQSETAGV, encoded by the coding sequence ATGTCAACCGTCAATCCCCGGCGCTGGTGGGCACTTGCCGTGCTTGCCGCCGCGCAGTTCATGGTCATCATGGACACCTCCATCATCGGAGTCGCACTCCCCGAGATGCAGAAGGACCTCGGCTTCTCGCAGGGCGAGCTGCAGTGGGTCTTCAACGCCTACGTCATCGTGTTCGGCGGATTACTCCTGCTCGGCGGTCGTCTCTCCGACCTCGTCGGAGCTCGCAAGATCTTCGCCGCCGGATGGGCGACCATGATCGTCGGTTCGATCGTCGCGGCCGCCGCGCAGACAGCTACGGTCGAGATCGTGGGCCGTGCCGTCCAGGGCATTGGCGGCGCGCTGATCGCACCCGCCGCCATGACCCTGCTGATGATGCTCTTCATGCACGACCCCAAGGAGCTCGGCAAGGCGATGGCGCTGTACGGCGCCGCTGCTCCCGCCGGCGGTACTGCGGGTGTATTCCTCGGTGGTGTCTTCACCGAGTGGATGAGTTGGCAGTGGGTTTTCATCATCTACATCCCGATCGGTCTCGCGACCCTCGCCGCCACCAAGCTGCTGCCGGACGTTGCGTCCCGACGCGGTTCTGTGGATGTCCTGGGTGCGGTCGCCGTCACTGCGGGTCTCGCGCTCGCCGTGTTCGCTGTCGTCCGGGCGCCCGAGGTGGGCTGGGGCTCCACCGCCACAGTCCTGGAGCTGATCGGTGCGGCCGTTCTGCTCGCCGCCTTCTTCGTGATTCAGAAGTCCATCCGTGAGCCGCTCATGCCGCTCAGCGTCTGGCGGGTCCCGCGTCTCGGCTCGGCCAACCTCGCGATGACGCTGCTCGGTGCGGCGTGGATCCCGATGTGGTACTTCCTCAACCTGTATCTGCAGCAGGTCCTCAACTACGGCGCATTCGCGTCCGGCGCCGCCCTGCTCCCCATGACCGTCCTGTTGATGATCTTCATGACGGCGATTACCGCACGCCTCATGGGCAAGTTCGGTGCGAAGCCGCTGATCGTCGCCGGCCTCTTGGCCCTCGCCGCAGGCCTGGTCTGGCTGTCGGCGGTGGAGCCGACTGGCACCTTCCTGGTCGATGTCCTCCCGGCCTCGCTCGTCGCCGCGCTCGGCATGGCGCTCGCCTACATCCCTGCGATGATCGCCGCCATGTCCGGAGCTCCCCAGGAGCAGGCAGGTCTGGCCTCGGGCATCGTCAACACCACGTACAACGTGGGCTCGGCCCTCGGCCTTGCCGCTCTGACCGCTCTTGCCACCACGCAGGGGGCCGGTGAGCTCGGCAACCTGCCCGCCCTCACCGACGGCTTCAGTGCCGCGTTCCTCGGTGCCGCCGCCATCGCGGCCGCTGGCGCCGTGATCACTCTTCTCGTCATGAAGGGAGACAAGGCTGCGGCGACCGCAGCCGCCCCCGCGCCGCAAAGCGAGACCGCCGGGGTGTGA
- a CDS encoding MFS transporter, translated as MKALRAQVASFDPSVRLLMANQFAINLGFYMLMPYLADHLAHGLGLAAWAVGLVLGVRNLSQQGMFLVGGTLADRYGCKPMILAGCGLRTVAFALLGMVQSLPALIVASALTGLAGALFNPAVRAYLAAEAGEERRVEAFAAFNVFYQAGILIGPLAGLALLAWDFRAVCAASAVIFGALALLQARALPTRPPSDRSAESAWRAVLADWRSIAANRPFLLFAAAMSGSYVLAFQVYLALPLRARELFGPQTGLVTGAVFAVSALAALSGQLKLTAWAKRTLSGPRAIVWGLAVMGAAFLPLLPGPHEGAVGLAVGVAGLALCAALLAWGGALLYPFEMDTVVRLAGDRLVATYYGAYNTASGIAIAAGNLAVGAMFDTGLPWLPWVVLAATGAGCAGAVAALERGGHLRAPGWQAALTG; from the coding sequence GTGAAGGCGCTGCGGGCGCAGGTCGCCTCCTTCGACCCGAGCGTGCGGTTGTTGATGGCCAACCAGTTCGCCATCAACCTGGGCTTCTACATGCTGATGCCCTACCTCGCCGACCATCTCGCCCACGGACTCGGTTTGGCCGCCTGGGCCGTCGGCCTGGTCCTCGGCGTACGGAACCTGTCCCAGCAGGGAATGTTCCTGGTCGGCGGAACCCTCGCCGACCGCTACGGCTGCAAGCCGATGATCCTCGCCGGATGCGGCCTGCGCACGGTGGCCTTCGCACTGCTGGGGATGGTGCAGTCGCTGCCCGCGCTGATCGTCGCCTCGGCGCTCACCGGGCTGGCCGGGGCCCTGTTCAACCCGGCGGTGCGGGCTTACCTGGCGGCCGAGGCCGGTGAGGAGCGCCGGGTGGAGGCGTTCGCCGCGTTCAACGTTTTTTACCAGGCCGGCATCCTCATCGGCCCGCTGGCCGGGCTCGCGTTGCTGGCCTGGGACTTCAGGGCGGTGTGTGCGGCCTCGGCGGTCATCTTCGGCGCCTTGGCCCTGCTCCAGGCGCGGGCGCTGCCCACCCGTCCACCGTCCGACCGTAGTGCGGAGTCGGCGTGGCGGGCGGTGCTCGCGGACTGGCGGTCCATCGCCGCGAACCGGCCGTTCCTGCTGTTCGCCGCGGCCATGTCCGGCTCGTACGTCCTGGCTTTCCAGGTGTACCTGGCCCTGCCGCTACGGGCCCGGGAACTGTTCGGCCCGCAGACCGGCCTCGTCACGGGAGCCGTGTTCGCCGTGTCGGCCCTCGCAGCCCTGTCCGGGCAGCTCAAGCTGACGGCCTGGGCCAAGCGCACCCTGAGCGGGCCCCGGGCGATCGTCTGGGGGCTGGCCGTCATGGGCGCGGCGTTCCTGCCGCTGCTGCCCGGCCCGCATGAGGGGGCTGTCGGCCTTGCGGTGGGGGTGGCTGGGCTTGCGCTGTGCGCGGCACTGTTGGCGTGGGGCGGTGCCCTGCTCTACCCCTTCGAGATGGACACGGTCGTACGCCTTGCGGGGGACCGGCTGGTCGCCACCTACTACGGCGCCTACAACACCGCCTCCGGCATCGCCATCGCGGCGGGCAACCTCGCGGTGGGGGCAATGTTCGACACCGGGCTGCCGTGGCTGCCGTGGGTTGTCCTGGCCGCGACCGGCGCGGGTTGTGCGGGGGCCGTAGCGGCCCTGGAGCGCGGCGGGCACCTGCGGGCACCGGGCTGGCAGGCCGCACTCACTGGCTGA
- a CDS encoding PLP-dependent cysteine synthase family protein yields MNRLPLLEDFGPLSPAAHAPVPVIARRPAQLVGNTPVLWIDEPFAPPGRGFFAKLEGANPGGIKDRPGLHMVRQARLRGDLLPGAPIVESSSGTLGLGLTLAGLTYGHPVTVVSDPGMEPAVVRLLTALGAYVDQVETPHPTGGWQEARRERVAELLTAAPGAYCPDQYSNPDNVGAYRPLAAELIAQLGRIDVLVTAVGTGGHSAGIAAGLREHSPGLRLIGVDSINSAIFGQPAGPRLMRGLGSSIHPANVDYKAFAEVHWVAPGEAVWACRRLARRHYASGGWSVGAVALVAGWAARTMPPGTRIAAVFPDGPHRYLETVYNDAWCAEQGILGAEPAAEPEEIAAPDACTVTGWTRSTQVRDPLGRKPGPRAIRTAGAR; encoded by the coding sequence ATGAACCGCCTTCCCCTGCTCGAAGACTTCGGTCCGCTCTCCCCGGCAGCTCACGCTCCGGTGCCCGTTATCGCCCGCCGGCCCGCACAGCTGGTCGGCAACACCCCGGTCCTGTGGATCGACGAGCCCTTCGCCCCGCCCGGCCGCGGCTTCTTCGCCAAGCTCGAAGGCGCGAATCCCGGCGGCATCAAAGACCGCCCGGGGCTCCACATGGTCCGCCAAGCACGCCTGCGCGGCGATCTGCTGCCTGGTGCGCCCATCGTCGAGTCCTCCAGCGGAACCCTTGGTCTCGGGCTGACGCTGGCCGGGCTGACCTACGGTCATCCGGTCACCGTCGTCTCCGATCCGGGCATGGAGCCAGCCGTGGTCCGCCTGCTCACGGCGCTCGGCGCGTACGTCGACCAGGTCGAAACTCCGCATCCGACGGGCGGCTGGCAGGAGGCCCGCCGGGAGAGGGTCGCCGAACTCCTGACCGCAGCTCCTGGCGCGTACTGCCCGGATCAGTACAGCAACCCGGACAACGTCGGCGCCTACCGGCCGCTGGCCGCCGAGCTGATCGCGCAACTGGGCCGGATCGATGTCCTGGTCACGGCGGTCGGCACCGGCGGCCACTCCGCCGGGATCGCGGCGGGACTGCGGGAGCACTCGCCCGGACTTCGGCTGATCGGCGTGGACTCCATCAACTCGGCGATCTTCGGCCAGCCCGCAGGTCCGCGGCTGATGCGCGGGCTCGGCTCCAGCATTCACCCCGCCAACGTCGACTACAAGGCCTTCGCCGAGGTCCACTGGGTGGCCCCGGGCGAAGCGGTATGGGCCTGCCGCCGCCTGGCCCGCAGGCACTACGCCTCGGGCGGCTGGAGCGTGGGCGCGGTCGCGCTCGTCGCAGGATGGGCAGCAAGGACCATGCCGCCCGGAACCCGGATCGCAGCCGTGTTCCCCGACGGACCGCACCGCTACCTGGAGACCGTCTACAACGACGCCTGGTGCGCGGAACAGGGCATTCTCGGCGCAGAGCCCGCGGCGGAGCCCGAGGAAATCGCGGCCCCGGATGCGTGCACGGTGACGGGCTGGACCCGGTCCACTCAGGTCCGCGACCCGCTCGGCCGGAAGCCCGGACCCCGCGCGATCCGTACCGCGGGCGCCCGGTGA